A genomic segment from Vicugna pacos chromosome 17, VicPac4, whole genome shotgun sequence encodes:
- the MOBP gene encoding myelin-associated oligodendrocyte basic protein → MSQKVAKEGPRLSKNQKFSEHFSIHCCPPFTFLNSKREIVDRKYSICKSGCFYQKKEEDWICCACQKTRTSRRATSPKKPKLQPAAPPAVVKAPAKPRSPPRSERQPRPRPEVRPPPAKQRPPQKAKPPPRSSPQRGPGTSRGGSPGKAPRFW, encoded by the exons ATGAGTCAGAAAGTGGCTAAGGAGGGCCCCAGACTCTCCAAGAACCAGAAGTTCTCCGAGCACTTCAGCATACACTGCTGTCCGCCCTTCACCTTCCTCAACTCCAAACGCGAGATTGTGGACCGCAAATACAGCATCTGTAAAAGTGGCTGCTTCTaccagaagaaagaggaggactGGATCTGCTGTGCCTGCCAGAAGACCAG AACCAGCCGCCGTGCAACGTCCCCTAAGAAGCCCAAGCTCCAGCCGGCTGCACCCCCTGCGGTGGTCAAAGCACCAGCCAAGCCACGGTCCCCTCCGAGGTCCGAACGCCAGCCACGCCCCCGCCCGGAAGTCCGACCTCCACCAGCCAAGCAGCGCCCCCCTCAGAAGGCCAAGCCGCCGCCGCGCAGCAGCCCCCAGAGAGGGCCAGGCACCAGCCGTGGGGGGTCCCCCGGCAAAGCTCCTAGGTTCTGGTAA